CTTCAGCCACCATTGCGTTTGTCGGATGCTCCATTCTGTATACGTTGGTGCAGGGACAAAAACCCTTGCGGAGCCAAACACGATGTTAACTATCTCTCGCTGGCAGAACGGTTTCACCCTTATCGAACTCGCGGTTGTGCTGGCGATCATCGGCATTCTGCTCGGTGGCGCTTTTTACCCGCTTTCGTCGAGTCTTGAAAGTATGCGCCGCAGCGATGCCCGCAAGCAACTCGACCGCATCCTTGAATCGCTCTACGGTTTCGCGCAAATACACGGGCGGCTCCCTTGCCCCGCTACGCCAACACTTGCGACTGGTTCGAATGGCGCCGGAAACGAAAACTGCGCTCTCGATCGTGGTGTTGTGCCGTGGGCAACCCTTGGTCTGGTGGAAACCGACCCGTGGGGCAACCGCATTTCGTACCGCATTCGCGACACCTTCGGTACCACAGTTCCAAAAATCACTCTGGCTTCGGAAGGGAATATGACGGTGCGTGATCAAGAAAGCGGTGGCACAATTATCGCAAGTCTACTTCCTGCTGTACTCGTATCACACGGTAAAAATGGATTTTATGCCTACCTTCCCAGTGGTTTACGCCGTGGTGCGTCGGGTAGCGCTGACGAAAATACCAACAACATGAGCACGGTCACTTTTGTCATGCAGGATCAAACTGAATATTTTGATGACATCGTCAGCTGGGTATCGCCGTACCTCTTCGCGCAGCGAATGGTTGCTGCGGGACAGTTACCATAACCGTAGCTCCGGCTACACAACACTATTTTGGAGGGTTACATGCACCATCGAACACATGCCGGTTTTACGCTTATTGAAGCCGCTATTGTCCTGGTTATTGTCGGACTATTGATTGGAGGGATTTTAAAAGGTCAAGAACTGATTGCTTCGGCCAAGGTCAAGCAGACGATCAGCGATATGAATGGCATATCTACCGCCTACAATGCATACGTTGACGAATATCGCCGCCAACCCGGCGACGATGGTCCTGCGGCAACGCTCACCGCTCGCGGAGGAAGCTGGTCGGAACTTTCCGGGAGTGCGGTCGGTAACCGCAATGGCATTGTTGACGCCGCACTTGCTAGCACGTTTACTGGAAGTGAAGAAGGGGGGTATTTCTGGAATCATTTGCGTGCGGCGGGATTTATGAGTGGCGATGTTCAAGCGACAGGAGTAGACACGCTGCCACTGAATCCGTTTGGTGGACGATTCGGCTTCACGAGTGCCACTGCCTTTGGGCTGACGGGCAATAAAATTTGTGCTTCCGAAGTTTCCGGTAGGGCGGCTGCGGCTATTGATACCCAAATCGACGATGGAAAGCCAAATTCAGGGCAAGTGCGCGCGGCACAAGCCACCGCTGGCGCACATACCGCACCAAGTGCTACCGCGGCTACGTCATATAGCGAAGATCAAGTGTACACGCTCTGTCGACGACTGTAAGGGGAGTTGCGCGGAAGGTTTTTTGTCGTTCAATAGACAGTGGCGCTATTTTCTGTTTTAATGTGACTCTACATGCAGAGATATTCGCCGTTGAGATTTTCCCCGAGGAGGAATTTAGAGTATGATCCGCCGTTATTTTATCAGTATTTTAGCCATTGCCCTGTTGATGTTGAGTTTTGGTTGCGGAGGTGGGGGCGGTGGAACCAGTAGCCGCGTCGAATCGGTTGCGCCGCTTGCCGCGACATCCACGACGTTGGTCGCCGACGGAAATAGTTACACTACCATCACGGCCCTTGCTACCGACGCCAGTGGTAAACCGCTGCCCAATGCGGATGTGGAGTTTTCGACCACGCTAGGAACGCTCGAGGTGTACAACGTTCCGCCAACCATTGGCGCCGTTGCAACGATAATGGCGGTAGGCTCAGCCCAAAAGGTCACGGCAAGAACCAATATGAACGGGAAAGCGGCGGTACGACTCTATCCTGGCCGCTCGACGGGCGTAGCAACGGTTACATCGTTTGTTAATGGGATTCAGCAACAGGTGAACGTTACTTTTCAAGCCGATCCCACTTACGTGCCACCTAGTACGGAAGAGCCCGTCGAAATAATCGACCTTGCGGCGCTCACGCTTACGGCACTGAATAACTCCATTGCGGCGAACGGTACCGATGTCGTTGCGATTGATCTGAGTGCCAGTAACCGCCAGCAACAACCTATGAGTGGCGTGCCGATTACGGTCACTACGACCGCAGGTTCTCTGAGTAGAACAAGTGGTGGGGATACGGCAGAAACACTTCTCTTAGCTACTGGTACAAGTGGAATTGTGCGGTTCTATCTGCGTTCTGGCACACAGGCGACCACTGCTGCTGTTCATGCCACGGCAGGCGGAGTGAGCACCAGTACCACGGTGGCACTCGCTCCCGGTGCTCCCTTTGCGGCGACATCCTCCCTCATTGCGTCTCCTTCTGCATTACCTGCCAATGGGACAGCAGAAACCGAGGTAACGGTTACTCTTCGCGACCAGTACAGTAATATTATTATGGATGGACGGGAAGTAACGCTTCAGGCGACAGCGGGAGTGATAACGTCGCAAAACCCGATTGCAACGAGCTCCGGTCGTGCGACGTTTACCCTGCGTGCCCCATCGACCCCGAGCGAAGCGACGCTCTCGCTTATGCAATACCCGAGCATTAGTAGGACGATTACGTTTGGCTCTGTAAGCAGCAACGCTCCTGCCAATATAGAGATGTCTCTAGGAACGCCTAATTTGTATGTTGCCGGAGTTGGAAAATCGGACGCCACCAGTATTTCGCTCACCGTTCGCGATGCCGCTGGCAGTCCCATTGCTGATCCGGATGCTGGGGTGAATAACCTGCGTGTCGCTTTTCGCACGCACCCCGGGGCGCCGGAAACCCTCAGTGGAACCAGTGCTACTGGACTTACGGTGAGTAATGATTCTATCGAGGTGCGAACCAATGGAGGGGTGGCAACCATTACGCTGCAAGCCGGTACACTACCGGGTGTTGTTGAAC
This sequence is a window from Chrysiogenes arsenatis DSM 11915. Protein-coding genes within it:
- a CDS encoding Ig-like domain-containing protein; translated protein: MIRRYFISILAIALLMLSFGCGGGGGGTSSRVESVAPLAATSTTLVADGNSYTTITALATDASGKPLPNADVEFSTTLGTLEVYNVPPTIGAVATIMAVGSAQKVTARTNMNGKAAVRLYPGRSTGVATVTSFVNGIQQQVNVTFQADPTYVPPSTEEPVEIIDLAALTLTALNNSIAANGTDVVAIDLSASNRQQQPMSGVPITVTTTAGSLSRTSGGDTAETLLLATGTSGIVRFYLRSGTQATTAAVHATAGGVSTSTTVALAPGAPFAATSSLIASPSALPANGTAETEVTVTLRDQYSNIIMDGREVTLQATAGVITSQNPIATSSGRATFTLRAPSTPSEATLSLMQYPSISRTITFGSVSSNAPANIEMSLGTPNLYVAGVGKSDATSISLTVRDAAGSPIADPDAGVNNLRVAFRTHPGAPETLSGTSATGLTVSNDSIEVRTNGGVATITLQAGTLPGVVELEIEAFDEFGNPLSPRVLNILPQITIASGPPHSIALSYPVTGSITNLGTGFYRRAGSASVTDRYGNAVPDGTAINLGLLDSVIASGSDGATSAASNILSVGTTVLTTASVTRNGVLRYVQSNDRVLLFNTVASDKSRFVGTTISASQVSVNKAYQSSVSGVEYLMGASLLGGQVHGVNAQTEAMVAGHATVKDGLAQFFVTYPANQQAINAGCYYGNHTVDTRHLPAGSAQVWIVAEATDSGATTIDNRFCFAPVLGYTLTNESGITTISTNNDTTAINFSLVDGNAIPLPFLTISPLVTIVTNTGAFQVQAVPCTTDTNGQCAISITVTGGTLGGAIDVGGNLVKDSAVVTISAPGNATPVEVQVAIP
- a CDS encoding type II secretion system protein, encoding MLTISRWQNGFTLIELAVVLAIIGILLGGAFYPLSSSLESMRRSDARKQLDRILESLYGFAQIHGRLPCPATPTLATGSNGAGNENCALDRGVVPWATLGLVETDPWGNRISYRIRDTFGTTVPKITLASEGNMTVRDQESGGTIIASLLPAVLVSHGKNGFYAYLPSGLRRGASGSADENTNNMSTVTFVMQDQTEYFDDIVSWVSPYLFAQRMVAAGQLP
- a CDS encoding type II secretion system protein, whose product is MHHRTHAGFTLIEAAIVLVIVGLLIGGILKGQELIASAKVKQTISDMNGISTAYNAYVDEYRRQPGDDGPAATLTARGGSWSELSGSAVGNRNGIVDAALASTFTGSEEGGYFWNHLRAAGFMSGDVQATGVDTLPLNPFGGRFGFTSATAFGLTGNKICASEVSGRAAAAIDTQIDDGKPNSGQVRAAQATAGAHTAPSATAATSYSEDQVYTLCRRL